AGAGCAGATACATATTGTAAAGTCTTTTGTACATATGGCAACACGGAGAGGTTGAATGACACACCCAAGAAAATCAGTAAACAAGTACAAGAGCTGGATGTTCTTCCAGGCCAACTTCCTGACAATGGATGAGGCAGTATCCAGAGGAGACCCTACACTTCAGAGGAGAGCTCAGTCTTGCCGAGCTGCATGGCATTGCCTCAGAATACTAGTTTGTGAATAATATTTCGATGGAACATTCTGTGTAgcttttttcaaaatggaaataactcactatttatgaaataatttttttttaaagtggccACTGTTACCTCATAGTACAAATTCAGTGACTATTGCTCATTTCCAAACCGCACAGGAATGCAAGTGCTTGGGAAGAACAAAATGAGCATCTGAACAAAGAACATGATGTTTTGTGTTAGACTTGAATCAGCCTTACCTGCTGAAGCCCTTTCACAAATCCCATCAGCAAGAAGCTGATCATTTATGTGCCAAAGTTTGCCACCTCATGAATTTGAACGAGGTGATTTTGTATCCCTAAAATGATGGTTGTAGTCAGTACGGAACTCACACGTGAGTTGTGTTACTACTATTGTTGTTACTCCCAAACCAACACAGGATTCTTTCTGCATTGTTTGCCTAAGAGTATACAAAATAACACTTCCCGTTTAGCCAAGGATTTTAATGAGGGATTTTCCAGCATTTGGGGAAGAGTGTGATATTTTTACTGGAACAGGAGGCTTAATTTGAATCAAAACAACGGTCATCACACAAAATCCTGCCTTTCGTTGTCCACAGATGCAGTTTCAACTTCTGCTGATTAAGGAAACGCTTGAACTCGCTGGAGCCTGAGCTGCCTCGTGAGGTCTCCCAAATCCAGTCGTCGTGGTCGGACGGATGCAGTTGTGCAGCTCCGCTCACGATCCAGCCCCGTTCCAGACCACCTaccttcccacctcctcctctccgAGTTTGCACCCCGGGCCTCCCGCTCGGTGCGCTCCCGCTCCGCAGCACGGTccgcggggcgggcagcggcacGGCGGTTCCGCGGACCtgcccgagccggcgggcggaAGGGACGGGGGGCAGCCCGGGGCTGGCCGGCTCCGGCCGCGCCCCGCGCTtcggggcggccgccgcgctgccccgATGGCTCCGGGcgcccgcggagccgccgccgccgccgccgccgccgccgcgtcccGCCCCGCGCTCTGGCCGGGCAGGTGCGGCGGAGGAGGGGATCCGGGCTCGCCCCGGCGGCCAGCTCACGGCCGGGGAAGCCGCCTCGCCCCGCGGGAGCCGCGCCGGGGACCCGGGGAAGGCAGGCGGGCCGGCTGGAGGATGCGACGGGCGGGAGCTAGAGCGGGTGCCGACCCTCCCTACCGGCGGGTGCCGGCGGAGAGCGTGTGAGGAGGGACGGCGGGGCGGCAGCCGGATGGCGTGGCGGCTCCCGGGCCAGCCTGCCCCGTACAGGTAAGCTGCCGGAGAGAGAAGCCTCCGGATGCCTGGACGCTGCTGgcgaggcagggagggagggagcacctTAGACCGAGTCAAAGCCGCACGGGAAAGTTTCCGTCATCCCCTTGCACATACCTCTCCAGGGTGTTGTTATATACCGCGGTTATCTAGAAAGGCAGAGTCACGAGTACATACATACTCACCAGATTTTTTAAACACTTTGCTTGGGGCAAGATGTTAGAGAAACATCTCGCACACGCCAGTTCAGTCCCTCCTCCAGAGTAGCCCTCGCTGGGCAGGGGACCCTGACGCCCCAGAGCTCAGGTCTCCTGGGGCATTTCCCCCGGTTCCGCTGAATTTGCATTGCGACACATAGGTAGAGAAACAGTCCATCTGGTGCTGGCTTCCAGCACCCCCTGCGAAGCTGGACCTCTGCATTTCTGAAGCGCCACGGAGCAAAGATGttaaagactgtaaaaaaaaaaaaaaaaaaaaaaaaaaaaaaaaaacaaaccaaaaccaaaggtGGGCAGACTCAGGTTTTGCTGCTGGCCAGCCGGCAGAACGCTGCTAGAGACCTTGATCCTGCCTTGATCCTAGTTTAGCTTTATAACCAGGGAAGTAAGCGTGCTCACGTGAATAAAGGTTTGCGGACTGGGGATAAAATGACGCACGGCAAGTCTTCAGCAACATCCATAACCCCAAGCATTTCCGTGACCCTGCGTTTGGCCCAAAGCAATCCCGCTTCCTTTGTTCAAAGGTACAGAAGTGCGCTCTAACCTTCCAAAACCATTTGAACTCTGATTTATTTGAATCGGTCAAttaaatcaaatacattttattagaTAAAAAATGCACCCAAGTTGAGTCATAAATATTAATGATGCCTGATTTGTCACCTCCTTACTTGTGTAAAGAAGGCTGGCATTCATTACAGTTTACTCATCATAATTCACGTTGTCCAAATATGGGTTTATGTTAGGAACTTTGGTATCTGATGGATTCGCATGGATTTTGAAGTCGGTTGAGTCTAGTTCCCACTCCCCTGCTTCCACCCATCTGAAGTGAAGATGCCTAGAATGAGAAACTATGCTACAGACCGTGTAAACATAATTATATATCGGCAGTTAAAAAGTCTCTCCCCAGTAAAACAGACTGAGGGGCTTATCAGATTTTGCAAGTTATGCCATGACTCGGAATCCAGACCTAAAAGCTGTCGTTATAATTAACAAAATACCAAGGgggttatttaaaataattttcaacaatCCTCTTATTTTCACCCTGCTACGGGTCACCCCTAACTCACGCTAGCATGATGAAGTGCTTGGGCCCCCCCCCCAATGGCTCAGCCAAGGGTCCACCCACGGGAGCTCGCGCTCTATAAAAGGGAGGGGTAGAGCACAGCTCGGCAGTGGTTACTTCAGACACACAAAGAAGGAGTTCTCCCTCCTCAGGAAACCCTGCAAGTTCGGATCGCTACTACAAGAACATTTGTCTCAGTGGATTATCCTCACTGTCAGGTAAGAactattcttttttcctccctcaacaacaacaacaacaaaagatgcaGGGGAGGTGGAGAGGAAGTAAAAATCTACTAAATCTGGACTGTTTTGAAGAGCTTGGAGTTACGCTGCAGAGTCTTCCACTGGCTCTTGGCATCAGCTGCAGTTTACAACATAAGATCCAGAACTAGCTGGTTCTGCGTGCGAAGTGGGAAGACGAGCTATCAGGGGATAAACTTCCAGGCAGCAAAACACTTGCCGGAGTTTGGAAACGATGCGTCTGATAGCCAGCTCGCTCTAATATCATGGGTTTGCTAAATCCTAGTGCAAGCCGCTGGGGGTATTCTGGAAATCCTGCTGGTTTTCAGCCGCCTCTGCAAGTAAAACTCGACAAACGTAAACTTTGGAGGCTCTGTTATTTACTCTGTGATAAGTTGCTGAGCAAATATTAGCTTCTGGTTCGTATCGCACTCAAAGTCCCCGGTAGCCTGGGGGCTCTCCGAGGGAAGCTCTCCGGAATCACCAGAAATGAAGGACAGACCTTACCTGACTTTTATTAGCAACCATGCTTAcagttcttctcttttccctccaCCAGGAGCCCAGCCAGAATGAAACTAGTTCACGTAGCCCTGCTCTGTCTCGGCTCCGTGACTTTCTTCGGGGTGGATGCTGCAAGGGTGGACGTAGCGACAGAGTTCAAAAGAAAGTGAGTATCGGAGCGCACCCTCCCGCCAGCGCCCAGCCCCGCTTGTGGAGCTGCGGAGCCTCCGCGCCCCCGCGCCGGGCTCCGGCCGTGATCAGAGGGACCGGATTCCCCGCGGAATTGCACGGCTCCTTAAAGGCCTCGTGCCCTTTcaggaaacattaaaaagaaataaataataataataataaaaaatctcgGCGCTGGCAAAGATTATCGCCCCTCGAATCTATTTGGTTTGGCTCCCGCCCCGCAGGCTTGCGCTAACACGCTGTCCTCTCCCCTTGCGCTTCTTTCAGATGGACGAAATGGGCACTGAGCCGAGCCAAGCGGGACGTGAAGCCTTCGGGCGCGCTccgagggctgggggcagccgccGACGTGCAGCCTCTCGTACGGCCCCAGGACGTGAAGGAGGATCCCCGAGTCTCGCATCCCAGGTAAATCCCAGCCGCTTCTGGGCTCGGGCACTTGTCGGAGGCAGTGGGAAGTTTGCAGGGTCCCCTCGTTTCCGGGTGTTCAGGCTTCTCGCCGTAGCTCCCCCCAAGCGCCGGAGGCAGGTCCTGCCCGGGCTGCACATCGCGCTGAAAGCGGCCTCCCACCTCCCTTTCCCCGCGCTCTTCAGCTGGCGGGAGATAGCAGCGCCTTTACTGTGAAAGTCAAATATAAATAGTAACTCGAGCTCTGGATCCATAGATAAAGTAACAGCCGTAAACCGGCGGGGCCCCTCCTCGCATCGGCAGCAGGCTCTGCTCTGCGACCAGATCGCCCCTCTCCCGCCGCTCGGCGGAGGGCAGAGCCGGGGGGTGCTGGTGGCGGCGGGGGGAAGTTCtgcaccgcggggggggggggggagagggggggggggggaagctcccTGCGCCCTCCTCCGGGGCCCCACGGCGCTTTTCTCATGCCCGCTCTCTCTCTTCCTGCCTCGCAGCAGCCGGGAGGATGCTCACATCCGCGTCAAGCGCTACCGCCAGAGCATTAACAGCTTCCCCCACTTCCAAGCCATCCGCACGGGGTGCCGCTTCGGGACGTGCACGGTGCAGAAGCTGGCGCACCAGATCTACCAGCTGACCGACAAGGATAAGGACGACGCCGCCCCCGCCAGCAAGATCAGCCCCCAGGGCTACGGCCGCAGGCGGCGCTCCCTGCCCGAGGGCCGCAGCCCGGCGCGCTCCCCCCAGGCCGAGCGGCGCCCCCGGACGCGGCGGGCGCAGCCCCTCGCCCCCGTCCTCGGTGTCTGAGCGCCGCGCTACCCGGCCGAGGCCGGCTCGGATGGATGGACTGAGGCGCGGACGCTCCGGAGGTCCGCCGCCGCTCGGCAGCCGCCGCCAGGATTCGTGGGAGAAGCGCCTGTCCGGGCGGGACCCCGGCGCGCcctccccggccgggccgggagcggcgggccgcgccgccggggcCTGGCAGGGgcgaggggcggccgggcccgcggCCCGGCGCAGGGAAGCTGTGAAGGCCGGCGTCCCGCTGGGGACGCGCAGGGgctgctcaccccccccccccccccgcaccccgcccGCCGCAGCGGCGCGGCGGTCACTGACTCTTTACCCTCCCCGGGCGAGGCACCGCCGGctcccgcgcccgccgccggctgGGACTGGAAGGcgcccggcccgcggccgccAGAGGCGCCGCTGCCCCGCCGGCCGCCATGtcgccccctgccccgccgctgcaccggggggggggggggggggggaggcgggcctTCCTTGCCGGCGGTCTGCGCCCAGAGCTGCCCCGGCGCCGTCTGCCCCGAGGAGGGGCTGCTGAAGGGAGCTCCTCCGCGGCCCGGGGGGACCCCCCGGCGGGCGCCGGCTGCTGCGCGGCACCCCCGGGCCcgggggccgcggccccggcctcGCCCTCCGCCCCCAAGCGTCGGAGGGCGCGCGTTCAGCCCCCGGCGAGGACGGGTCGCCCACATCTGCTCTACCCTCTGCGTTATCTACACCCGGCAGGGAATCGGACACTCACTAGTCCCTGCGGGGACTGCGATATACTTGAACGTCACAGAGAGGAAAAGTGCAATTGTACGTGGTTTTTGTTAACTGTAAGTGCGGTGTGTGTGGATCATGAGATACGTATCGATATTTAAGATTATCCTGTGTCATGTCCTGttcgtatctttttttttttggaaaatatattttatttttatacgttttatatatatatatatattgcataagggcattttaaaacattgtatcCCCTCTATTTTTCATATCGTGAATGTCAAACGTTAAACTCTTTTTCCATACCTTTTTTTATCTTGCATTCCAGACTGGTGAAAGATGTAGAGAATGTATCAGCTGTTCTCCATGGGTaatatgtgaaataaaataaacactattACATAAAACAGTTCTGTCATGTTGTCTTTAGTAGGGGCAGGTGGTCGAGAGGAATGATTTCTTACTGTGTTCAGTCCTACCATGGCAGATCTGCAACTAAAACTCTTCAGTTACAGACTTTTGTTAGCAGCCACCTTATCTAGTCAAATCAAATGAACTCAAAAACAAACATGCATCTTAAAATCCCAGGGCAGATCTGCTGAGAAGGCTCTAAGGCCTCTTCTACCCACATGTTCCAGCCAGGGCTGAAACGTGTCACAGCTTGGATTGATCGTGCAAGTTTATTTTTTGCCCTAATTAATCAGAGAAACAACTGCACACTTCAACATTGCACAACAAAGTAACAGATTTATTGAGGGAGCATGTTCCAAAAACGGTCATGGCAGCTTCCAAGGTTATTTATGTTGAAGGATTTCCTGGGCCACAGTTCAGGTTAAAGTTAAATGGTGACCAGTTCAGTGCAGGCAGAACATCTTGGATAAAAGCTTAGCATTAgggattttgttgttttgttctttttttcttttttttttcttttttaaaaaacaaattccaaCCACAGAccagaaaacaaatgtgaaacTCAACCTTATTAATGCACCAACAGCACCATCTCTTGGTGTCTACTCTTTGCACTCCAAGAAAACCTACAAACGAAGCAAGTGTATTTGAATAACATCTCAGGTAAAACATACAAACTCCCCTATTTTAGAGTATCTCTGAACATAGTTAACATATACAGGAGAGGACTGGGGAACAGCAGCACTAAATGATGCTAGAATAAATGAAGCGGGCATATATTTTTACCTAATACTAAATGCCTAAGGAACatatatttacaagaaaaatcCAAAAGAACCGGCAATCACACCTTTCCAGGAATACTGCTGCAAAAAAGCTTGGGTAGGAATCCAGTTGACCAGATACCTGGCATATATTCATAATAATCTTTCTCCCCAAAGTTTTGAAGTTCTGCTCGGAATTGCCTATTTTGAGTGACTGTCCTAAACATTTTCAACTAAGAATTTTGGAATCTTGAAAAATGGGTTTTCCacttgaaatgttcttttttaaaaaaaaaaataaatgcatatatattgaCACTTGCCAGTTTTAATTACCATCTGTTTATTAACAGCTGGAAGAGAATTTGCCTCTCTACTGCTGATGGCCTTTCTGATCCAGGTTTCATAAGATCTAAGGGGTGACAGCAAATGCATGATCTTCAGCACAGTTTAAAGCTGCCAGCTGAGAAACAAGCAAGTGGCTATTCTCAAATCATGAAAGATCTTGAAATCAGAATAGTTGCTCCTTTCAAGTTTTAGGGTGCTTGTGGTGGGAAATTACAATGTGTAGGTGAAAGCGTGATCCTACTTAAAGTACATAGCACAACAAAAATGACTTCAATAGGACCATACAATTTAATAGCTACAATGTTTTACTTATGCGTTGCAGAGCTAGCACCTTTGTCATCTAAATTTTGGACCCAAGGCTGGATTGGGCTATAGCGTGGCTAAGTATGTACTTGCCAACTAGCTACTTCTGTTTGTATTGatcttttcttcatttactgCCAAAACCCAGGCCCACTTAAAACATATTTTCgtccctcccttccctttcacTGATAAAACCCACTTCACTCAAAGCTGAAAGATCCTTGGACTAACCAGTCAGGGCTAAAACCAGCAAGCTGGTGTTGGATGGCATAATTCTGACCTTACTGGAGCTTACCAAGTACAATTTCTGTCTGGAAGGATCAAGAGCACCACCTGCCGTGCTTGTAGGGAGAAGCAAAACTCCGTGGTTGCAATAAAcggcaagaaaatattttttttttttttttttaatttcctccatccccctcccccaaatcttTGAAACCATGTCTTGTAAAGCATAAAGATCAACACCGCTAAACTAGATGTGCCAGAAAGTAGTGAGTAGCCCTGTGCCTGGAAGACAGCATGTTCTTTCAATGTATGGAGCTGAAAAGTAAACCCTGGAAATACTATGACCATGTATTTCAACTAACCTACTTAGGCTACGctagacaggctggaggagaACGACAGAGCAGGCAGGGACTCTTTCCCATTGCACAGCTAACCGCATATCCCAAACTGAGTTCCAGGTTTATGGGGAACTGCTCTGTAAGGGCTAAAATATATAGAGACAGCATTCTCCCTTCTCATCCATTTCTGCACCTGCCCCAGGTGGGAGCTGTCCAGGTGAAAGCTCTTCCTCCTGCCCAAGCAGGGGACATTACTGAAGAACTTTGGCTAAGCATCTTTTCACTTACAAACATCCCACAAAGCAAAATGTTGGGCACTAACCCTTAAGCAGTAGTTGAAATCCATACATGAACTAGATTAAAATCTCTGAGGAGTGTGAGGGTTTTGAAACCCCTGAGGTTTCAGGGAGAACAAGACTGTGAAATAGTATCAGCCCATGAAAGCAAGCATCCTCTGAAAAGTCTCAGAAGTTCAATAAGAACTGTGTGCTTAGGTCAAGGCCAGCTTATGCTTTAATGTGACAGATGAGAAGTGGAAGTGGTCATCAAATGCCTTCAAAATCAGGAGCATCTGTTTACACAACACCTTAGTTAAAGTATTTGTTTCTAAGAACAGTCTGGTGTCCCACAGGCCAGTGTTTCAAAGGCCACTTAAAACATGACTATAAGTTCAGTTCAAACAAGgttctaaattaaaattaagttttgcGATGGTAAATACGTATTGAAGCAGGAATTCATCCTTATCCACCAGTCTGTTCAAGAGCAGATGCCAAAGGAGTGGTCACCATTCTCAGTAGAGCCTCCACGGTGAAGTGTCAGAAGAGTTCATGGAATATTCTTTATgagttattattttgttttgaaccTACCCTAGAGACATCCTATGGCAAAGAAAATGTACTTCACTATAGACAATTTTTTTAGTACCAAAATAGAATCCAAAGGTTATTTTTATCTCAGACAGATTTTTGTGGTGTCATTATTCGTGCTATACAGAGTGGTGGCAAGGGGCCTAAAATGCTGATATACAAGTGCTTTCTCATAAAGTCTTAGTGCAGGTCCCCTAACCTGGCAGAGGGaaacaagtaattatttttctttctccagttggTACCACAAAACTTACTTTAAGCAGCCACGTCACATGGAGGACTGCAAAAAATGTTTGTTCTCCAGTTACATCACAAAGTGGTCAAAAAGTTCTGCCACTGTTACCTAGGAACAACTTCTACTGTATCCAAAAAGTAGAGACATTGGTGTACTTTCAGATGATTATCAAAATCTGCAAAGCATCTTGGTCTGTGCTAATAAGAACTGCAGTCAGGTGCCAGATTTAAACTTTTTCTGCAAGTACAATGACAGAAAGGGGAATACTAATGAATACTTTGGCACATATGAAGCCTTTTCTGGCTCATTTAGTACCCAAAGGAGAGCAAGTCATAATTAAAGCCAATAATGGCAACTCCAGACAGCCattcaaatattttccttgtgCTGTCAATACACCATTTTATATTATCTCACATCATACTTAAGTAGCGTTGAGCACACAGGCATCAGGACAAAAAAATTCCAGCATGACTGAGTACAACCAATAACTAAATCCAATTATGCCTAACTAAAATTTGTTTATTGTGTTCACAAGGGTTTGCTTTTATTATCCAAATATTTCttaaagaacaggttttttcACCAAATAATTTGTGTCAGctttgaaattgttttaatttttaaatatttaattctttggAGCAGGGCCGTGTACGCTTCATGAGGAGAAGGAGCATAATTTGTTCGTGAGGTAAAGAGCTTTGCTATGTAAAAGCCTTTTTACTGCATGCTATATAAACTAGTCAAAATGCTTGATAACTATAACGtctccaaatgaaaaacaaatggttTCATTAAGACTAGAATCAGCTTTAATGATTTGATAAGACTGGAGTGTTTTGCTTGCAAAATTCCCAGCAACAGCAATGAGGAGGCCAAATGAAATCTTTTGACTTTGTTTGATTCTGTGATAACTTCTACCAAACATTTAATTAGACCTCCTTGAGTCTCCATTCCACTTACAAAAGCCTGGGTTTTTCCAAAGTTAGGAAAGATCAGTCCAACCCAGCTGAAggtaaatattttgtaataaattctGACTCTCAGAGTAggtttgcaaaataaatattcttccaATACTTTGTCAACTATCACTTCCCAGATCTGTCAGTTTGCAAATTACAGACAACTTTTCCAGCAATTATAAAATGGTTTATATTTTCTTCATACTTTGCTAACATggtgtaaaaataaacaaacaaatgtcCAGGTCTTAATCTCTGATGTCCAGTAGTATTGGCAGAAACAGGAGAACAAATATAATGGATCTTATCTGTTAGTTCAGGAGCAAATTAAGCAGTTCATCAAACAAACATGATTATTGTCCTTTTAATAGGTGGTTACTGTCACAGGAGTTATCATGAAACTGAAACACTCAAAGACTAAAAGGCCACCATGTAATTCATCCTGCTGTTGTTACAGGGGAAGACAAAAGGGTGTGTGGGTTCCTCATTTTCCCTTACATGACCTGACTCTGTTGTGGCTCTCTGCTAGAAAGCTGTAAAGGCAGAGGCCACTACACTTCTCTGCCTGTATATAAGGACTCAGGAGCAGATCTGAGTCTTCACACTGGAAGAAGACAGCTGCACCTTGTAAAGTAAATTTGTTCTCTTTAGAGACAAGGGAAAAGTGATGGATTTCTAAGTCACTTTTTctaagtcatttttttcctggggcTGTGCAGCTCTGCATCTCATTCTGCATAAGGAACAAATTCATAGTCTGGCCCTTTATTGATaaacaacatgaaaaatatgCAACTGGCATATATCATTAGTCTTCTTACTGCCTACAGACATCAGACATTCTGGTGGTGATGAACTGGTGAGCCAGATAGGAATCTCAACACCGAATCCCAGGCCTGAGTCTGATCCCATCTAATTGAAACAAAACttctactgacttcagcaggaaaaaaacctaagccccagctttttttcaaaaacatgccTATTTTTATACTGGAAGATTGTATTGTAAGTTTTGCTTTATACTTCACTTATTCACAAGTTCTGGTTTTGAAGTCTGAATAAACTACTAAAAAGTTAGAAGTAAGGGACAAGAACTCTATCAAGAAGAGGTGACTCAAAACCAGACTCTCAGTTCAATCGGAAATTAGTTCAGCAATGTATGATCATTGCTGCTCCTCTTAAATGGATGTGGTGCTGCTGGCAATGACAGCTTCAACAAACATACATGTGTCAAGTGCAGCGCTAAATGTGTTCATGAGTAGGGATCAAATCCCAGAAACTTCCAGTGTTCTTGTCCAAAACCCAgacttccatttttttatttaatgcagtAGGATTTTGAAATGATTGAAACACTATAACTTTATATAGTAGCATttcctcccccctctctctcctctctctact
The DNA window shown above is from Accipiter gentilis chromosome 17, bAccGen1.1, whole genome shotgun sequence and carries:
- the ADM gene encoding pro-adrenomedullin isoform X2; the protein is MKLVHVALLCLGSVTFFGVDAARVDVATEFKRKWTKWALSRAKRDVKPSGALRGLGAAADVQPLVRPQDVKEDPRVSHPSREDAHIRVKRYRQSINSFPHFQAIRTGCRFGTCTVQKLAHQIYQLTDKDKDDAAPASKISPQGYGRRRRSLPEGRSPARSPQAERRPRTRRAQPLAPVLGV
- the ADM gene encoding pro-adrenomedullin isoform X1; protein product: MKLVHVALLCLGSVTFFGVDAARVDVATEFKRKWTKWALSRAKRDVKPSGALRGLGAAADVQPLVRPQDVKEDPRVSHPSSREDAHIRVKRYRQSINSFPHFQAIRTGCRFGTCTVQKLAHQIYQLTDKDKDDAAPASKISPQGYGRRRRSLPEGRSPARSPQAERRPRTRRAQPLAPVLGV